A stretch of the Lolium perenne isolate Kyuss_39 chromosome 3, Kyuss_2.0, whole genome shotgun sequence genome encodes the following:
- the LOC127318362 gene encoding uncharacterized protein: protein MADYEQEQEMELEALQSILMDDIKEIDPSESGIDTTARCFEILLSPQDDDFDEAARVPVQMALIFAHTEKYPDEPPLVNVKSVRGIKPEDLTSLKEKLEQEATENLGMAMVYTLLDSAKEWLTEKYGQNAGDGESEENEEPAEEVIVPHGEAVTVESFMAWRERFEAELALQRAKLMPDSALTAPKEKRLTGRQYFESGRHIVKGASTLAEEDDEEEEEDIEFDEDFEDDEEDMLEHFLAEQTGKSSA from the exons ATGGCAG ACTACGAGCAGGAGCAGGAGATGGAGCTGGAGGCCCTGCAGTCCATCCTCATGGACGACATCAAGG aGATCGACCCCAGCGAGAGCGGGATCGACACCACGGCCCGCTGCttcgagatcctgctatcccctcAG GATGATGATTTTGACGAGGCCGCTCGTGTGCCAG TTCAAATGGCTCTGATATTTGCACACACTGAGAAGTACCCGGACGAGCCTCCACTTGTGAATGTCAAAAG TGTAAGGGGTATTAAACCAGAAGACCTTACATCCTTGAAAGAAAAGCTTGAACAAGAG GCAACTGAGAATCTTGGCATGGCTATGGTTTATACTCTTCTCGACTCTGCTAAAGAATGGTTAACTGAGAAATATGGTCAAAATGCTGGAGATGGGGAATCTGAAGAAAATGAAGAACCAGCAGAGGAG GTCATTGTACCCCATGGTGAAGCTGTTACTGTGGAGAGCTTTATGGCCTGGAGAGAACGTTTTGAAGCTGAATTAGCACTACAGCGTGctaa GCTTATGCCAGATTCAGCTCTTACAGCCCCAAAGGAAAAGAGACTCACTGGGAGACAGTATTTTGAAAGTGGAAGGCATATAGTG AAAGGAGCAAGTACTCTTGCTgaagaagacgatgaagaagaggaggaggacatcGAAtttgatgaagattttgaag ATGACGAGGAGGACATGCTTGAGCATTTCTTAGCAGAACAGACAGGGAAGTCATCAGCTTAG
- the LOC127318361 gene encoding uncharacterized protein isoform X3, whose product MSSSMDEINLLGQAQRQQQHHMSVRGIGEEIDLEIDQCCEDPSFSDAALVAVPSPQDPVVPADDHKGFLIPCSQSQPAAVDGQPQPTPPQREEHQGTLRLLPHTKKKKKVVKKWREEWADTYKWAYVAVHDNTSRIFCTVCKEFGRKHRRNPYGNEGSRNMQMSALEEHNNSLLHKEALRLQSASKEKVQSPEIERPVYVKALSKTAASILESVSNKDPHEAEFIQSIQEVVHSIEPVLVKNSQYVQILERLLEPERCFVFRVPWIDDRGESHVNRGFRVQFSQALGPCRGGLRFHPSMNLSVAKFLAFEQTLKNALSLYKLGGAAGGSDFDPKGKSESEVMRFCQSFMDELYRYLGPDQDLPAEDVGVGPREMGYLFGQYRRLSGHFQGNFTGPKIFWSGSSFRTEATGYGLVFCARVVLADMNKELKGLRCAISGSGKIAMHVLEKLLSCEAIPVTVSDSKGYLLDGDGFDYVKYSLIRNIKAQQKSLKEYLKTFPRAKYIDDAKPWGEQCDVAFPCASQNEIDQGEALAIVTSGCRVLIECSNMPCTAQAVDILRKAKVHVAPAKATAAGGVAVGELELNSEFSLMQWSVEDFENKIQDAVKQTYDRSMKAAQDYGIMKENPESLVHGANISAFLNIAQAMTDQGCV is encoded by the exons ATGAGCTCGTCCATGGACGAGATCAACCTGTTGGGGCAGGCgcagcggcagcagcagcaccacATGTCCGTCCGCGGCATCGGCGAGGAGATCGACCTCGAGATCGACCAGTGCTGTGAGGATCCCTCTTTCTCCGACGCAGCGCTCGTGGCCGTCCCCTCCCCGCAAGACCCCGTCGTCCCCGCCGACGACCACAAGGGCTTCCTCATCCCGTGCTCGCAGTCGCAGCCTGCCGCGGTGGACGGCCAACCGCAGCCCACGCCGCCGCAAAGGGAGGAACACCAAGGCACACTCAGGCTGCTGCCGcataccaagaagaagaagaaggtggtgaagaaatggcgggaagagtgGGCGGACACCTACAAGTGGGCGTATGTGGCCGTGCACGACAACACCAGCAGAATCTTCTGCACTGTCTGCAAGGAGTTCGGCCGGAAACATCGCCGGAACCCCTATGGGAACGAGGGGAGCAGGAACATGCAGATGAGTGCCCTCGAAGAGCACAACAATAGCTTGCTGCATAAGGAGGCGCTCCGACTACAGTCTGCGTCCAAGGAGAAGGTGCAGAGTCCTGAGATAGAGAGGCCGGTCTATGTCAAAG CTTTGTCAAAAACAGCAGCTTCAATACTTGAGTCTGTCTCAAACAAGGATCCTCATGAAGCTGAATTTATACAGTCTATCCAGGAGGTGGTTCATTCTATCGAACCAGTTTTGGTGAAGAACTCCCA ATATGTTCAGATATTGGAGCGTTTATTAGAACCTGAGAGATGTTTTGTGTTTAGAGTGCCATGGATTGATGACAGAGGCGAATCACATGTCAATCGAGGTTTTCGTGTGCAGTTCAGTCAGGCTTTAGGTCCATGCAGAGGTGGTCTTCGCTTCCATCCTTCCATGAActtaagtgtggcaaagtttctaGCTTTTGAGCAG ACTTTGAAAAATGCCCTGTCACTATATAAACTTGGAGGTGCTGCTGGAGGGAGTGATTTTGATCCAAAGGGTAAAAGTGAAAGTGAG GTAATGCGTTTTTGTCAAAGTTTTATGGATGAGCTGTACAGATATTTGGGCCCTGATCAG GATCTCCCTGCTGAAGATGTTGGTGTTGGTCCTAGGGAAATGGGCTACCTATTTGGACAGTACAGACGCCTTTCTGGCCATTTTCAG GGAAATTTTACAGGCCCTAAAATCTTCTGGTCTGGTTCTAGTTTCCGTACGGAAGCTACTGGATATGGGCTG GTATTTTGTGCACGTGTTGTACTTGCTGATATGAACAAGGAGCTCAAAGGATTAAG ATGTGCGATAAGTGGCTCTGGAAAGATAGCAATGCATGTCTTGGAAAAGCTTTTGTCGTGTGAAGCTATCCCTGTTACAGTCTCAG ATTCAAAAGGCTATCTATTAGATGGAGACGGGTTTGATTATGTGAAATATTCACTTATAAGGAACATTAAGGCTCAGCAAAAGAGCCTCAA GGAGTATTTGAAAACATTTCCACGTGCCAAGTACATCGATGATGCAAAACCATGGGGTGAGCAGTGTGATGTTGCATTCCCTTGTGCATCACAAAATGAGATTGACCAAGGGGAGGCTCTTGCAATAGTCACCTCTGGTTGCCGTGTTCTTATAGAAT GTTCAAATATGCCATGCACTGCTCAAGCAGTTGATATACTAAGAAAGGCAAAAGTTCATGTCGCTCCAGCAAAGGCAACTGCTGCTGGTGGG GTAGCAGTCGGAGAACTCGAACTTAATTCTGAGTTCAGTTTGATGCAGTGGTCGGTGGAAGATTTTGAGAACAAAATACAG GACGCAGTAAAGCAAACATATGACAGATCAATGAAAGCTGCTCAAGATTATGGCATCATGAAAGAGAACCCAGA GTCATTAGTGCATGGTGCAAATATATCTGCATTCCTCAACATTGCACAAGCCATGACTGATCAAGGATGTGTCTAG
- the LOC127318361 gene encoding uncharacterized protein isoform X1, with protein sequence MSSSMDEINLLGQAQRQQQHHMSVRGIGEEIDLEIDQCCEDPSFSDAALVAVPSPQDPVVPADDHKGFLIPCSQSQPAAVDGQPQPTPPQREEHQGTLRLLPHTKKKKKVVKKWREEWADTYKWAYVAVHDNTSRIFCTVCKEFGRKHRRNPYGNEGSRNMQMSALEEHNNSLLHKEALRLQSASKEKVQSPEIERPVYVKALSKTAASILESVSNKDPHEAEFIQSIQEVVHSIEPVLVKNSQYVQILERLLEPERCFVFRVPWIDDRGESHVNRGFRVQFSQALGPCRGGLRFHPSMNLSVAKFLAFEQTLKNALSLYKLGGAAGGSDFDPKGKSESEVMRFCQSFMDELYRYLGPDQDLPAEDVGVGPREMGYLFGQYRRLSGHFQGNFTGPKIFWSGSSFRTEATGYGLVFCARVVLADMNKELKGLRCAISGSGKIAMHVLEKLLSCEAIPVTVSDSKGYLLDGDGFDYVKYSLIRNIKAQQKSLKEYLKTFPRAKYIDDAKPWGEQCDVAFPCASQNEIDQGEALAIVTSGCRVLIECSNMPCTAQAVDILRKAKVHVAPAKATAAGGVAVGELELNSEFSLMQWSVEDFENKIQDAVKQTYDRSMKAAQDYGIMKENPELVSLCIYVDIFFQCFHLASLPESDLSLAVCRSLVHGANISAFLNIAQAMTDQGCV encoded by the exons ATGAGCTCGTCCATGGACGAGATCAACCTGTTGGGGCAGGCgcagcggcagcagcagcaccacATGTCCGTCCGCGGCATCGGCGAGGAGATCGACCTCGAGATCGACCAGTGCTGTGAGGATCCCTCTTTCTCCGACGCAGCGCTCGTGGCCGTCCCCTCCCCGCAAGACCCCGTCGTCCCCGCCGACGACCACAAGGGCTTCCTCATCCCGTGCTCGCAGTCGCAGCCTGCCGCGGTGGACGGCCAACCGCAGCCCACGCCGCCGCAAAGGGAGGAACACCAAGGCACACTCAGGCTGCTGCCGcataccaagaagaagaagaaggtggtgaagaaatggcgggaagagtgGGCGGACACCTACAAGTGGGCGTATGTGGCCGTGCACGACAACACCAGCAGAATCTTCTGCACTGTCTGCAAGGAGTTCGGCCGGAAACATCGCCGGAACCCCTATGGGAACGAGGGGAGCAGGAACATGCAGATGAGTGCCCTCGAAGAGCACAACAATAGCTTGCTGCATAAGGAGGCGCTCCGACTACAGTCTGCGTCCAAGGAGAAGGTGCAGAGTCCTGAGATAGAGAGGCCGGTCTATGTCAAAG CTTTGTCAAAAACAGCAGCTTCAATACTTGAGTCTGTCTCAAACAAGGATCCTCATGAAGCTGAATTTATACAGTCTATCCAGGAGGTGGTTCATTCTATCGAACCAGTTTTGGTGAAGAACTCCCA ATATGTTCAGATATTGGAGCGTTTATTAGAACCTGAGAGATGTTTTGTGTTTAGAGTGCCATGGATTGATGACAGAGGCGAATCACATGTCAATCGAGGTTTTCGTGTGCAGTTCAGTCAGGCTTTAGGTCCATGCAGAGGTGGTCTTCGCTTCCATCCTTCCATGAActtaagtgtggcaaagtttctaGCTTTTGAGCAG ACTTTGAAAAATGCCCTGTCACTATATAAACTTGGAGGTGCTGCTGGAGGGAGTGATTTTGATCCAAAGGGTAAAAGTGAAAGTGAG GTAATGCGTTTTTGTCAAAGTTTTATGGATGAGCTGTACAGATATTTGGGCCCTGATCAG GATCTCCCTGCTGAAGATGTTGGTGTTGGTCCTAGGGAAATGGGCTACCTATTTGGACAGTACAGACGCCTTTCTGGCCATTTTCAG GGAAATTTTACAGGCCCTAAAATCTTCTGGTCTGGTTCTAGTTTCCGTACGGAAGCTACTGGATATGGGCTG GTATTTTGTGCACGTGTTGTACTTGCTGATATGAACAAGGAGCTCAAAGGATTAAG ATGTGCGATAAGTGGCTCTGGAAAGATAGCAATGCATGTCTTGGAAAAGCTTTTGTCGTGTGAAGCTATCCCTGTTACAGTCTCAG ATTCAAAAGGCTATCTATTAGATGGAGACGGGTTTGATTATGTGAAATATTCACTTATAAGGAACATTAAGGCTCAGCAAAAGAGCCTCAA GGAGTATTTGAAAACATTTCCACGTGCCAAGTACATCGATGATGCAAAACCATGGGGTGAGCAGTGTGATGTTGCATTCCCTTGTGCATCACAAAATGAGATTGACCAAGGGGAGGCTCTTGCAATAGTCACCTCTGGTTGCCGTGTTCTTATAGAAT GTTCAAATATGCCATGCACTGCTCAAGCAGTTGATATACTAAGAAAGGCAAAAGTTCATGTCGCTCCAGCAAAGGCAACTGCTGCTGGTGGG GTAGCAGTCGGAGAACTCGAACTTAATTCTGAGTTCAGTTTGATGCAGTGGTCGGTGGAAGATTTTGAGAACAAAATACAG GACGCAGTAAAGCAAACATATGACAGATCAATGAAAGCTGCTCAAGATTATGGCATCATGAAAGAGAACCCAGAGTTAGTTTCCTTGTGCATTTATGTGGATATCTTCTTCCAATGCTTCCACTTGGCTTCACTCCCAGAATCTGATCTATCTCTTGCTGTCTGCAGGTCATTAGTGCATGGTGCAAATATATCTGCATTCCTCAACATTGCACAAGCCATGACTGATCAAGGATGTGTCTAG
- the LOC127318361 gene encoding uncharacterized protein isoform X2 produces MSSSMDEINLLGQAQRQQQHHMSVRGIGEEIDLEIDQCCEDPSFSDAALVAVPSPQDPVVPADDHKGFLIPCSQSQPAAVDGQPQPTPPQREEHQGTLRLLPHTKKKKKVVKKWREEWADTYKWAYVAVHDNTSRIFCTVCKEFGRKHRRNPYGNEGSRNMQMSALEEHNNSLLHKEALRLQSASKEKVQSPEIERPVYVKALSKTAASILESVSNKDPHEAEFIQSIQEVVHSIEPVLVKNSQYVQILERLLEPERCFVFRVPWIDDRGESHVNRGFRVQFSQALGPCRGGLRFHPSMNLSVAKFLAFEQTLKNALSLYKLGGAAGGSDFDPKGKSESEDLPAEDVGVGPREMGYLFGQYRRLSGHFQGNFTGPKIFWSGSSFRTEATGYGLVFCARVVLADMNKELKGLRCAISGSGKIAMHVLEKLLSCEAIPVTVSDSKGYLLDGDGFDYVKYSLIRNIKAQQKSLKEYLKTFPRAKYIDDAKPWGEQCDVAFPCASQNEIDQGEALAIVTSGCRVLIECSNMPCTAQAVDILRKAKVHVAPAKATAAGGVAVGELELNSEFSLMQWSVEDFENKIQDAVKQTYDRSMKAAQDYGIMKENPELVSLCIYVDIFFQCFHLASLPESDLSLAVCRSLVHGANISAFLNIAQAMTDQGCV; encoded by the exons ATGAGCTCGTCCATGGACGAGATCAACCTGTTGGGGCAGGCgcagcggcagcagcagcaccacATGTCCGTCCGCGGCATCGGCGAGGAGATCGACCTCGAGATCGACCAGTGCTGTGAGGATCCCTCTTTCTCCGACGCAGCGCTCGTGGCCGTCCCCTCCCCGCAAGACCCCGTCGTCCCCGCCGACGACCACAAGGGCTTCCTCATCCCGTGCTCGCAGTCGCAGCCTGCCGCGGTGGACGGCCAACCGCAGCCCACGCCGCCGCAAAGGGAGGAACACCAAGGCACACTCAGGCTGCTGCCGcataccaagaagaagaagaaggtggtgaagaaatggcgggaagagtgGGCGGACACCTACAAGTGGGCGTATGTGGCCGTGCACGACAACACCAGCAGAATCTTCTGCACTGTCTGCAAGGAGTTCGGCCGGAAACATCGCCGGAACCCCTATGGGAACGAGGGGAGCAGGAACATGCAGATGAGTGCCCTCGAAGAGCACAACAATAGCTTGCTGCATAAGGAGGCGCTCCGACTACAGTCTGCGTCCAAGGAGAAGGTGCAGAGTCCTGAGATAGAGAGGCCGGTCTATGTCAAAG CTTTGTCAAAAACAGCAGCTTCAATACTTGAGTCTGTCTCAAACAAGGATCCTCATGAAGCTGAATTTATACAGTCTATCCAGGAGGTGGTTCATTCTATCGAACCAGTTTTGGTGAAGAACTCCCA ATATGTTCAGATATTGGAGCGTTTATTAGAACCTGAGAGATGTTTTGTGTTTAGAGTGCCATGGATTGATGACAGAGGCGAATCACATGTCAATCGAGGTTTTCGTGTGCAGTTCAGTCAGGCTTTAGGTCCATGCAGAGGTGGTCTTCGCTTCCATCCTTCCATGAActtaagtgtggcaaagtttctaGCTTTTGAGCAG ACTTTGAAAAATGCCCTGTCACTATATAAACTTGGAGGTGCTGCTGGAGGGAGTGATTTTGATCCAAAGGGTAAAAGTGAAAGTGAG GATCTCCCTGCTGAAGATGTTGGTGTTGGTCCTAGGGAAATGGGCTACCTATTTGGACAGTACAGACGCCTTTCTGGCCATTTTCAG GGAAATTTTACAGGCCCTAAAATCTTCTGGTCTGGTTCTAGTTTCCGTACGGAAGCTACTGGATATGGGCTG GTATTTTGTGCACGTGTTGTACTTGCTGATATGAACAAGGAGCTCAAAGGATTAAG ATGTGCGATAAGTGGCTCTGGAAAGATAGCAATGCATGTCTTGGAAAAGCTTTTGTCGTGTGAAGCTATCCCTGTTACAGTCTCAG ATTCAAAAGGCTATCTATTAGATGGAGACGGGTTTGATTATGTGAAATATTCACTTATAAGGAACATTAAGGCTCAGCAAAAGAGCCTCAA GGAGTATTTGAAAACATTTCCACGTGCCAAGTACATCGATGATGCAAAACCATGGGGTGAGCAGTGTGATGTTGCATTCCCTTGTGCATCACAAAATGAGATTGACCAAGGGGAGGCTCTTGCAATAGTCACCTCTGGTTGCCGTGTTCTTATAGAAT GTTCAAATATGCCATGCACTGCTCAAGCAGTTGATATACTAAGAAAGGCAAAAGTTCATGTCGCTCCAGCAAAGGCAACTGCTGCTGGTGGG GTAGCAGTCGGAGAACTCGAACTTAATTCTGAGTTCAGTTTGATGCAGTGGTCGGTGGAAGATTTTGAGAACAAAATACAG GACGCAGTAAAGCAAACATATGACAGATCAATGAAAGCTGCTCAAGATTATGGCATCATGAAAGAGAACCCAGAGTTAGTTTCCTTGTGCATTTATGTGGATATCTTCTTCCAATGCTTCCACTTGGCTTCACTCCCAGAATCTGATCTATCTCTTGCTGTCTGCAGGTCATTAGTGCATGGTGCAAATATATCTGCATTCCTCAACATTGCACAAGCCATGACTGATCAAGGATGTGTCTAG